From Triticum urartu cultivar G1812 chromosome 2, Tu2.1, whole genome shotgun sequence, a single genomic window includes:
- the LOC125535995 gene encoding uncharacterized GPI-anchored protein At3g06035-like — protein sequence MDSSSRAALFCFLAVASSLLHPARSDGEDNQLLKGINSYRASLKVPALTENSNADCLAEQLAKKFKGQECTNTTGANTVPGTEPQFPDYPQFLNRCHLNASVTEDGQVMPACVPGLVADVVLTNYTKSQYNRFLNDTKYSGVGIANEGDWVVVVLSTSTDSGDYSPAPPGSNWAPSVQPFSWMIVSLVGFVVLLMK from the exons ATGGATTCCAGTTCCAGGGCCGCCCTCTTCTGCTTCCTGGCCGTCGCCTCCTCCCTCCTGCACCCCGCCAGATCTGACG GGGAGGACAACCAGCTCCTCAAGGGGATCAACAGCTACAGAGCTTCACTCAAGGTCCCGGCGCTCACCGAGAACAGCAATGCCGACTGCCTGGCCGAGCAGCTAGCGAAGAAGTTCAAGGGCCAGGAGTGCACCAACACCACCGGAGCCAACACCGTCCCCGGCACCGAGCCGCAGTTCCCCGACTACCCCCAGTTCCTCAACCGCTGCCACCTCAACGCGTCGGTGACCGAGGACGGGCAGGTGATGCCGGCATGCGTGCCCGGACTCGTGGCCGACGTTGTGCTGACCAACTACACCAAGTCCCAGTACAACCGGTTCCTCAACGACACCAAGTACTCCGGCGTCGGGATCGCCAACGAGGGGGACTGGGTGGTCGTCGTGCTCAGCACCAGCACCGACTCCGGCGACTACTCCCCTGCTCCCCCGGGCTCCAACTGGGCTCCTTCGGTCCAGCCATTCAGCTGGATGATTGTTTCGCTGGTAGGGTTCGTAGTTTTGCTGATGAAGTGA